The following are from one region of the Stenotrophomonas lactitubi genome:
- the ruvB gene encoding Holliday junction branch migration DNA helicase RuvB encodes MTDDRIIGAGATREDDAADASIRPKRLADYLGQVPVREQMDIYIQAAKGRGDALDHVLIFGPPGLGKTTLSHVIANELGVALRVTSGPVIEKAGDLAALLTNLQPHDVLFIDEIHRLSPVVEEVLYPAMEDFQIDIMIGEGPAARSIKIDLPPFTLIGATTRAGLLTAPLRDRFGIVQRLEFYSVEELTRIVRRSAAILAIDCTADGAGEIARRARGTPRIANRLLRRVRDYAQVKAGGHIDQTVAQAAMQMLKVDPEGFDELDRRLLKTMVDYFDGGPVGIESLAAALSEERGTLEDVVEPYLIQQGYLVRTARGRMATHKAYRHLGLKPKNPPQDLFAEVPDVG; translated from the coding sequence ATGACCGACGACCGCATCATCGGTGCCGGCGCCACCCGCGAGGATGACGCCGCCGACGCCAGCATCCGACCCAAGCGACTTGCCGACTACCTCGGCCAGGTGCCGGTGCGCGAACAGATGGATATCTACATCCAGGCCGCCAAGGGTCGTGGTGATGCGCTGGACCACGTGCTGATCTTCGGCCCGCCCGGCCTGGGCAAGACCACCCTCAGCCATGTCATCGCCAACGAACTGGGTGTGGCCCTGCGCGTGACCTCCGGCCCGGTGATCGAAAAGGCCGGCGACCTCGCCGCGCTGCTGACCAATCTGCAGCCGCACGATGTGTTGTTCATCGACGAAATCCATCGCCTGTCGCCGGTGGTGGAAGAAGTGCTGTACCCGGCGATGGAAGATTTCCAGATCGACATCATGATCGGCGAGGGCCCCGCAGCACGCTCGATCAAGATCGATCTGCCGCCGTTCACCCTGATCGGCGCCACCACCCGCGCCGGTCTGCTGACCGCGCCGCTGCGCGACCGCTTCGGCATCGTCCAGCGCCTGGAGTTCTACAGCGTCGAAGAACTGACCCGCATCGTGCGTCGCTCGGCCGCCATCCTGGCCATCGACTGCACCGCCGACGGGGCAGGGGAGATCGCGCGCCGCGCGCGGGGCACCCCGCGTATCGCCAACCGCCTGCTGCGCCGCGTGCGCGATTACGCCCAGGTCAAGGCGGGTGGCCACATCGACCAGACCGTGGCCCAGGCGGCGATGCAGATGCTCAAGGTCGACCCGGAGGGCTTCGATGAGCTCGATCGTCGGCTGCTGAAGACCATGGTCGACTACTTCGACGGTGGCCCGGTTGGCATTGAATCGCTGGCTGCGGCGCTGTCCGAAGAGCGTGGCACGCTCGAAGATGTGGTCGAGCCGTACCTGATCCAGCAGGGCTACCTGGTGCGCACCGCGCGCGGCCGCATGGCTACCCACAAGGCCTACCGGCACCTGGGCCTGAAGCCGAAAAACCCGCCGCAGGATCTGTTCGCCGAGGTCCCCGATGTCGGTTGA
- a CDS encoding potassium transporter Kup: MSSSQTPHTAAHGGHGHAPPAGGLALIIGAIGVVFGDIGTSPLYTLKEAFSPHYGLTSDHDTVLGVLSLAFWALNIVVTLKYVTIIMRADNDGEGGIMALMALTQRTLRNGSRSAYVVGILGIFGASLFFGDGVITPAISVLGAVEGLEVAAPGLHAFIVPITVVVLLAVFAVQRFGTEKIGKLFGPITSIWFISLAAIGIYNIVDAPEVLKAFNPWWAIRFFMEHGWHSIFILGAVVLAVTGGEALYADMGHFGAKPIRHAWYFFVLPCLVLNYLGQGALVLNHPEAVKNPFFEAVPSWALYPMIVLATMAAVIASQSVITGAFSVSRQAMQLGYIPRMRIKHTSHDTIGQIYIPGINWGIAVMVIGLVLAFRSSSNLAVAYGISVSATMLIDTLLLALVARSLWPKARNWILPLCVVFFVIDLGFVIANGAKLLQGAWFPVVLGIFLFTMMRTWRRGRELLRDEIRKDGIRIDTFLPGLMLAPPVRVPGTAVFLTADPTVAPHALMHNLKHNKVLHERNVFLHVVTLPVPYAAEGQRLKIESVGDEFYRVYVRFGFMETPDVPLALMRSCDHGGIYFDPMDTTFFASRETIVATANRGMPIWRDKLFALMHRNAAPATGFFRIPGNRLVELGAQVEI, translated from the coding sequence ATGTCCAGCAGTCAAACCCCGCACACCGCCGCCCATGGCGGCCATGGTCACGCTCCCCCCGCCGGGGGGCTGGCGCTGATCATCGGTGCGATCGGCGTGGTCTTCGGCGATATCGGCACCAGCCCGCTGTACACCCTGAAGGAGGCGTTCTCGCCGCACTACGGGCTCACCAGCGACCATGACACCGTGCTGGGCGTGCTGTCGCTGGCGTTCTGGGCGCTGAACATCGTGGTCACCCTGAAGTACGTGACCATCATCATGCGCGCCGACAATGACGGTGAGGGCGGCATCATGGCGCTGATGGCGCTGACCCAGCGCACGCTGCGCAACGGGTCACGCTCGGCCTATGTGGTCGGCATCCTCGGCATCTTCGGCGCCTCGCTGTTCTTCGGCGATGGGGTGATCACCCCGGCGATATCGGTGCTTGGTGCGGTCGAAGGCCTGGAGGTTGCCGCGCCGGGGCTGCATGCCTTCATCGTGCCGATCACCGTGGTAGTGCTGCTGGCGGTGTTCGCGGTGCAGCGCTTTGGCACCGAGAAGATCGGCAAGCTGTTCGGCCCCATCACCTCGATCTGGTTCATTTCGCTGGCGGCGATCGGCATCTACAACATCGTCGATGCGCCGGAAGTGCTGAAAGCGTTCAACCCGTGGTGGGCGATCCGCTTCTTCATGGAACACGGCTGGCACAGCATCTTCATCCTCGGCGCAGTGGTGCTGGCGGTGACCGGTGGCGAGGCGCTGTATGCCGACATGGGTCACTTCGGTGCCAAGCCGATCCGCCACGCCTGGTACTTCTTCGTGCTGCCGTGCCTGGTGCTGAACTACCTGGGGCAGGGCGCGCTGGTGCTCAATCACCCCGAGGCGGTGAAGAACCCGTTCTTCGAGGCGGTACCGTCGTGGGCGCTGTACCCGATGATCGTGCTGGCCACGATGGCCGCAGTGATCGCCTCGCAGTCGGTCATCACCGGCGCTTTCTCGGTCTCGCGCCAGGCCATGCAGCTGGGTTACATCCCGCGCATGCGCATCAAGCACACCTCGCACGACACCATCGGCCAGATCTACATCCCCGGCATCAACTGGGGCATCGCGGTGATGGTGATCGGCCTGGTGCTGGCCTTCCGCAGCTCGTCCAACCTGGCCGTGGCCTACGGCATCTCGGTGTCGGCCACCATGCTGATCGATACCCTGCTGCTGGCCCTGGTCGCACGTTCGCTGTGGCCGAAGGCACGCAACTGGATCCTGCCGCTGTGCGTGGTGTTCTTCGTCATCGATCTGGGCTTTGTCATCGCCAACGGCGCCAAGCTGCTGCAGGGTGCCTGGTTCCCGGTGGTGCTGGGCATCTTCCTGTTCACCATGATGCGCACCTGGCGCCGTGGCCGCGAACTGCTGCGCGACGAGATCCGCAAGGACGGCATCCGCATCGACACCTTCCTGCCGGGCCTGATGCTGGCGCCGCCGGTACGCGTACCGGGCACTGCGGTGTTCCTCACCGCCGACCCGACCGTGGCCCCGCATGCGCTGATGCACAACCTCAAGCACAACAAGGTGCTGCACGAGCGCAACGTGTTCCTGCACGTGGTGACCCTGCCGGTGCCGTACGCGGCGGAGGGGCAGCGCCTGAAGATCGAATCGGTGGGCGATGAGTTCTACCGCGTCTACGTGCGTTTCGGCTTCATGGAGACCCCCGACGTCCCGCTGGCGCTGATGCGCTCGTGCGACCACGGCGGCATCTACTTCGACCCGATGGACACCACCTTCTTCGCCAGCCGCGAAACCATCGTCGCCACCGCCAACCGTGGCATGCCGATCTGGCGCGACAAGCTGTTCGCGCTGATGCACAGGAACGCCGCCCCGGCGACGGGCTTCTTCCGCATTCCGGGCAACCGGTTGGTGGAGCTCGGAGCGCAAGTGGAGATTTAA